The proteins below come from a single Oncorhynchus gorbuscha isolate QuinsamMale2020 ecotype Even-year linkage group LG12, OgorEven_v1.0, whole genome shotgun sequence genomic window:
- the arhgap29a gene encoding rho GTPase-activating protein 29 isoform X3 produces the protein MFRTHLCVTHLLLDDFTTCATDKEHQDCLHQVVHERLGELLRVLKAVISKHQTLNSVDILSAAGTVIAQVKGVNFKEVNEENKQKLFGEIYTSIDTLAFTFGNVVSDFLMGDVENGSALGLPLTRRSRSFENLSVESAVSGPEKDDPSGPSPPARAEEVDGVDVALQRSEGGVESALLYAKAWSKYTKELLAWVDKRLSMDIECAKSYAKMAESAKTLASQQEFMPFRDIYMSAFKNDIEYSQLLLHTAATLQTNKFMQPLLARKNELDKLRKEVKEQWQREQKKMHEADSALRKARVLQAQRQEEYEKARVSTSRVEEEHLGAAKLEKRRRLEEEALQKADEARDHCKACLSDVGVKRVDLANTKCEILTQLRKLVFQCDLTLKAVTVNWFQLQQAQVVSLPVNHQSLCESAKLYEPGQRYVGFVRSLPAQSDRPRVESYSFDATVSHCNNAGLPLAKRSLSSTHCSTHSSHGNLSQMSVTSGDFLGTDEVESPVNTRPAKISERRSNSSTDIQALRIQGPFRPWGTGSQGGGMCSDSESAGGSSESRSMDSPTASPGDFKRRLPRTPSTGTMSSADDLDEREPPSPSDNGLSEMLIETASSPGPFRNTQMSKAAQTHKLRKLRALSKCRECDSLVVFHGAECEECSLACHKKCLETLAIQCGHKKLQGRLHLFGVDFTQAARNNPDGIPFIIRKCTSEIENRALDIKGIYRVNGAKSRVEKLCQAFENGKDLVELSDLYPHDISNVLKLYLRQLPEPLILFRFYNDFIGLAKESQNIIVDEVEASRVSPASLTPPQVSVELNRVLFKIKDLLRQLPQAHYKTLQFLIQHLHRVTEQAEENKMTASNLGIIFGPTLIKPRQTDAEVSLSSLVDYPYQALIVELLIRHYQMIFDAPLSPLPRPQGAPGPSGEGSPLKGQDANPCLTPQEKEQLLSRHSKSLVDIKEQSSKVYKRHSSVIPSTHLMDEVREGKPRPDGRDYAPVVDEDSEQLNGLLSGSVPEVQRAEGERDRGERGLTRARHTTSRVHLRHPRSKLVSRPMSMPAERLLNPAHGVDERNARNTADLDSEDVTGSAGSIARDQSIEEVSEDEKPKSRASSHYRSTFIDTGTLRRTWDKQYKHYDITPRTAKIITNLPTADKEVEDSATSLSTSVPSSSSIYPNRPYTIAVRPGRTLKREENVCEYSSVPTAFRPPRTLQPPPGTFYKPPSGSKDKVLGDAPQKKRAEAANSAEEEEQEDDDDEDEEDEEEEMGLEVSVDEPSVDEDNMDEDTEAPQQAAGSSLSLPQSPSSSPEDLSDETKPVYQRLRARRLQEFEHREAHFV, from the exons AGCACCAAGACTGTCTTCACCAGGTAGTCCATGAGCGTCTGGGGGAGCTGCTGCGCGTGTTGAAGGCCGTCATCAGCAAACACCAGACCCTCAACTCTGTGGACATCCTCAGTGCTGCAGGCACCGTCATCGCACAGGTCAAAG GTGTTAACTTCAAGGAGGTGAACGAGGAGAACAAGCAGAAGCTTTTCGGAGAGATATACACTTCCATCGACACATTGGCATTCACCTTTGGCAATGT AGTGTCTGACTTCCTTATGGGAGATGTAGAGAATGGATCAGCGTTGGGGCTGCCCCTGACTCGGAGAAGCAGG TCGTTCGAGAACCTTTCCGTGGAATCTGCAGTATCCGGGCCAGAGAAAGATGATCCGTCAG GTCCATCGCCGCCGGCGAGGGcggaggaggtggatggtgtggacGTGGCGCTGCAGCGGAGTGAAGGCGGGGTGGAGTCAGCTCTACTATACGCCAAGGCCTGGTCCAAGTACACCAAGGAGCTGCTGGCCTGGGTGGACAAACGACTCAGTATGG ATATCGAGTGTGCGAAGAGCTACGCCAAAATGGCAGAATCAGCGAAGACACTCGCAAGTCAACAG GAGTTCATGCCATTCCGGGACATTTACATGTCAGCGTTCAAGAACGATATTGAGTACAGCCAGCTCCTACTGCATACAGCAGCTACCCTTCAAACCAACAAATTTATGCAG CCTCTCCTCGCACGGAAGAACGAGCTGGACAAACTGAGGAAGGAGGTCAAGGAGCAGTGGCAGAGAGAACAGAAGAAAATG CATGAGGCAGACAGTGCCCTGAGGAAGGCCCGTGTTCTGCAAGCCCAGAGACAGGAGGAGTATGAGAAGGCCCGGGTGTCCACCAGCCGAGTAGAGGAGGAGCACCTGGGAGCAGCCAAGCTGGAGAAGAGACGAAGGCTGGAGGAGGAGGCTCTGCAGAAG GCGGATGAGGCCAGAGACCACTGCAAGGCCTGTCTGTCAGATGTAGGGGTGAAGAGAGTGGACCTGGCCAACACCAAGTGTGAGATCCTCACCCAGTTACGAAAGCTGGTCTTCCAGTGTGACCTCACTCTGAAAGCG GTGACAGTGAATTGGTTCCAGCTCCAGCAGGCCCAGGTTGTGTCTCTACCTGTCAACCACCAGTCTCTGTGTGAGAGCGCCAAGCTGTACGAGCCGGGTCAGCGATACGTTGGCTTCGTCAGGAGTCTTCCTGCCCAGTCAGACAGACCTAGGGTGGAGTCCTACTCCTTCGACGCCACCGTCTCACACTGTAACAACGCAGG GTTGCCCCTCGCCAAGCGGTCATTGAGTAGCACCCACTGCAGTACCCACAGTTCCCACGGTAACCTGTCCCAGATGTCGGTCACCTCTGGGGACTTCCTGGGGACCGACGAGGTGGAGAGCCCGGTCAACACACGGCCCGCCAAGATCTCTGAGAGACGGTCCAACAGCAGCACCGACATCCAAG CTCTGAGGATCCAGGGCCCGTTCCGACCCTGGGGAACGGGTAGCCAGGGCGGGGGGATGTGCAGTGACTCGGAGAGCGCCGGAGGCAGCAGCGAGTCCAGATCCATGGACTCCCCCACTGCCAGCCCAG GTGACTTCAAGAGGAGACTACCCAGAACCCCCTCCACGGGGACCATGTCGTCAGCTGATGACCTGGACGAGAGAGAGCCGCCCTCGCCGTCAGACAACG gTCTGAGTGAGATGCTGATAGAGACAGCCAGTTCCCCAGGTCCGTTCCGTAACACCCAGATGTCCAAGGCAGCCCAGACACACaagctgaggaagctgagggccCTGTCCAAGTGCAGAGAATGTGATAGTCTGGTGGTCTTCCATGGGGCTGAGTGTGAAGAG TGCTCCCTGGCCTGCCATAAGAAGTGTTTGGAGACACTGGCCATCCAGTGTGGTCATAAGAAACTCCAGGGTAGACTGCACCTCTTTGGTGTTGACTTCACCCAGGCAGctaggaacaacccagacggtaTTCCTTTCATCATCAGGAAGTGTACTTCGGAGATTGAGAATAGAGCGCTGGACATCAAG GGGATCTATCGTGTGAATGGGGCCAAGTCTCGTGTGGAGAAGCTCTGTCAGGCATTTGAGAACGGCAAGGACCTGGTGGAGCTATCTGACCTTTACCCCCATGACATCAGCAACGTACTTAAACTTTACCTGAGACAG CTTCCAGAGCCTCTCATCCTGTTCCGTTTCTACAACGACTTCATCGGCCTGGCCAAGGAGAGCCAGAACATCATCGTGGACGAGGTGGAGGCATCCAGGGTCAGCCCCGCCTCCCTGACCCCTCCACAGGTCAGCGTGGAGCTCAACCGGGTCCTCTTCAAGATCAAAGACCTCCTGAGACAGCTGCCTCAGGCCCACTACAAGACCCTGCAGTTCCTCATCCAACACCTGCACAG GGTGACCGAGCAGGCCGAGGAGAACAAGATGACAGCCAGTAACCTAGGCATCATCTTCGGCCCCACGCTCATCAAACCAAGACAGACGGACGCGGAGGTGTCCCTGTCCTCCCTGGTGGACTACCCCTACCAGGCACTCATCGTGGAGCTCCTCATCAGACACTATCAGATGATCTTTGATGCCCCCCTCAGCCCTCTGCCACGGCCCCAGGGTGCACCAGGCCCCTCTGGGGAGGGCTCTCCTCTGAAGGGTCAGGACGCTAACCCTTGTCTCACCCCTCAGGAGAAGGAGCAGCTTCTCAGCAGACACTCCAAGTCTCTAGTAGACATTAAGGAG CAGAGCTCTAAAGTGTATAAGCGTCATTCCTCCGTAATCCCCTCCACCCATTTAATGGACGAGGTCAGAGAGGGGAAACCCAGGCCTGATGGGAGGGACTATGCACCTG TAGTGGACGAGGACTCAGAGCAACTGAACGGGCTCCTGTCTGGCAGCGTCCCTGAGgtacagagagcagagggagagagggacaggggggagAGGGGTCTTACCCGGGCCCGCCACACCACTTCCCGGGTCCACCTCCGCCACCCCCGCTCCAAGCTTGTCTCCCGACCCATGAGCATGCCTGCCGAACGCCTCCTGAACCCCGCCCACGGCGTGGATGAGAGGAATGCCAGGAACACCGCTGACCTGGACAGCGAGGACGTTACCGGGAGCGCCGGGAGCATTGCGCGGGACCAGTCAATTGAGGAGGTGTCGGAGGACGAGAAGCCAAAGTCGAGGGCGAGCAGCCACTACCGGAGCACGTTCATCGACACGGGGACGTTACGTAGGACCTGGGACAAACAGTACAAGCATTATGACATCACCCCCAGGACAGCTAAGATCATTACCAACCTGCCTACTGCAGACAAAGAGGTGGAGGACTCGGCCACAAGCCTCTCCACTTCTGTACCATCATCCTCTTCCATCTACCCCAACAGACCCTACACCATCGCAGTGAGGCCGGGCAGGACTCTGAAAAGGGAGGAGAACGTGTGTGAGTACAGCTCTGTGCCCACTGCGTTCAGGCCCCCCCGGACTCTACAGCCACCGCCTGGAACCTTCTACAAACCCCCATCGGGGAGCAAGGACAAAGTGTTAGGGGACGCGCCGCAAAAGAAGCGTGCCGAGGCAGCTAACAGCGCagaggaggaagaacaggaggacgatgatgatgaagatgaggaggatgaggaagaggagatggGTCTGGAGGTCTCTGTAGACGAGCCCTCTGTGGATGAAGACAATATGGATGAGGACACTGAGGCTCCGCAGCAGGCTGCaggctcctctctgtccctgccccaATCCCCCAGCTCCAGCCCTGAGGACCTCAGTGACGAGACCAAGCCCGTGTACCAGAGACTACGGGCCAGACGCTTGCAGGAGTTCGAGCACCGCGAGGCCCATTTTGTATGA
- the arhgap29a gene encoding rho GTPase-activating protein 29 isoform X4 produces the protein MGDVENGSALGLPLTRRSRSFENLSVESAVSGPEKDDPSGPSPPARAEEVDGVDVALQRSEGGVESALLYAKAWSKYTKELLAWVDKRLSMDIECAKSYAKMAESAKTLASQQEFMPFRDIYMSAFKNDIEYSQLLLHTAATLQTNKFMQPLLARKNELDKLRKEVKEQWQREQKKMHEADSALRKARVLQAQRQEEYEKARVSTSRVEEEHLGAAKLEKRRRLEEEALQKADEARDHCKACLSDVGVKRVDLANTKCEILTQLRKLVFQCDLTLKAVTVNWFQLQQAQVVSLPVNHQSLCESAKLYEPGQRYVGFVRSLPAQSDRPRVESYSFDATVSHCNNAGLPLAKRSLSSTHCSTHSSHGNLSQMSVTSGDFLGTDEVESPVNTRPAKISERRSNSSTDIQALRIQGPFRPWGTGSQGGGMCSDSESAGGSSESRSMDSPTASPGDFKRRLPRTPSTGTMSSADDLDEREPPSPSDNGLSEMLIETASSPGPFRNTQMSKAAQTHKLRKLRALSKCRECDSLVVFHGAECEECSLACHKKCLETLAIQCGHKKLQGRLHLFGVDFTQAARNNPDGIPFIIRKCTSEIENRALDIKGIYRVNGAKSRVEKLCQAFENGKDLVELSDLYPHDISNVLKLYLRQLPEPLILFRFYNDFIGLAKESQNIIVDEVEASRVSPASLTPPQVSVELNRVLFKIKDLLRQLPQAHYKTLQFLIQHLHRVTEQAEENKMTASNLGIIFGPTLIKPRQTDAEVSLSSLVDYPYQALIVELLIRHYQMIFDAPLSPLPRPQGAPGPSGEGSPLKGQDANPCLTPQEKEQLLSRHSKSLVDIKEQSSKVYKRHSSVIPSTHLMDEVREGKPRPDGRDYAPVVDEDSEQLNGLLSGSVPEVQRAEGERDRGERGLTRARHTTSRVHLRHPRSKLVSRPMSMPAERLLNPAHGVDERNARNTADLDSEDVTGSAGSIARDQSIEEVSEDEKPKSRASSHYRSTFIDTGTLRRTWDKQYKHYDITPRTAKIITNLPTADKEVEDSATSLSTSVPSSSSIYPNRPYTIAVRPGRTLKREENVCEYSSVPTAFRPPRTLQPPPGTFYKPPSGSKDKVLGDAPQKKRAEAANSAEEEEQEDDDDEDEEDEEEEMGLEVSVDEPSVDEDNMDEDTEAPQQAAGSSLSLPQSPSSSPEDLSDETKPVYQRLRARRLQEFEHREAHFV, from the exons ATGGGAGATGTAGAGAATGGATCAGCGTTGGGGCTGCCCCTGACTCGGAGAAGCAGG TCGTTCGAGAACCTTTCCGTGGAATCTGCAGTATCCGGGCCAGAGAAAGATGATCCGTCAG GTCCATCGCCGCCGGCGAGGGcggaggaggtggatggtgtggacGTGGCGCTGCAGCGGAGTGAAGGCGGGGTGGAGTCAGCTCTACTATACGCCAAGGCCTGGTCCAAGTACACCAAGGAGCTGCTGGCCTGGGTGGACAAACGACTCAGTATGG ATATCGAGTGTGCGAAGAGCTACGCCAAAATGGCAGAATCAGCGAAGACACTCGCAAGTCAACAG GAGTTCATGCCATTCCGGGACATTTACATGTCAGCGTTCAAGAACGATATTGAGTACAGCCAGCTCCTACTGCATACAGCAGCTACCCTTCAAACCAACAAATTTATGCAG CCTCTCCTCGCACGGAAGAACGAGCTGGACAAACTGAGGAAGGAGGTCAAGGAGCAGTGGCAGAGAGAACAGAAGAAAATG CATGAGGCAGACAGTGCCCTGAGGAAGGCCCGTGTTCTGCAAGCCCAGAGACAGGAGGAGTATGAGAAGGCCCGGGTGTCCACCAGCCGAGTAGAGGAGGAGCACCTGGGAGCAGCCAAGCTGGAGAAGAGACGAAGGCTGGAGGAGGAGGCTCTGCAGAAG GCGGATGAGGCCAGAGACCACTGCAAGGCCTGTCTGTCAGATGTAGGGGTGAAGAGAGTGGACCTGGCCAACACCAAGTGTGAGATCCTCACCCAGTTACGAAAGCTGGTCTTCCAGTGTGACCTCACTCTGAAAGCG GTGACAGTGAATTGGTTCCAGCTCCAGCAGGCCCAGGTTGTGTCTCTACCTGTCAACCACCAGTCTCTGTGTGAGAGCGCCAAGCTGTACGAGCCGGGTCAGCGATACGTTGGCTTCGTCAGGAGTCTTCCTGCCCAGTCAGACAGACCTAGGGTGGAGTCCTACTCCTTCGACGCCACCGTCTCACACTGTAACAACGCAGG GTTGCCCCTCGCCAAGCGGTCATTGAGTAGCACCCACTGCAGTACCCACAGTTCCCACGGTAACCTGTCCCAGATGTCGGTCACCTCTGGGGACTTCCTGGGGACCGACGAGGTGGAGAGCCCGGTCAACACACGGCCCGCCAAGATCTCTGAGAGACGGTCCAACAGCAGCACCGACATCCAAG CTCTGAGGATCCAGGGCCCGTTCCGACCCTGGGGAACGGGTAGCCAGGGCGGGGGGATGTGCAGTGACTCGGAGAGCGCCGGAGGCAGCAGCGAGTCCAGATCCATGGACTCCCCCACTGCCAGCCCAG GTGACTTCAAGAGGAGACTACCCAGAACCCCCTCCACGGGGACCATGTCGTCAGCTGATGACCTGGACGAGAGAGAGCCGCCCTCGCCGTCAGACAACG gTCTGAGTGAGATGCTGATAGAGACAGCCAGTTCCCCAGGTCCGTTCCGTAACACCCAGATGTCCAAGGCAGCCCAGACACACaagctgaggaagctgagggccCTGTCCAAGTGCAGAGAATGTGATAGTCTGGTGGTCTTCCATGGGGCTGAGTGTGAAGAG TGCTCCCTGGCCTGCCATAAGAAGTGTTTGGAGACACTGGCCATCCAGTGTGGTCATAAGAAACTCCAGGGTAGACTGCACCTCTTTGGTGTTGACTTCACCCAGGCAGctaggaacaacccagacggtaTTCCTTTCATCATCAGGAAGTGTACTTCGGAGATTGAGAATAGAGCGCTGGACATCAAG GGGATCTATCGTGTGAATGGGGCCAAGTCTCGTGTGGAGAAGCTCTGTCAGGCATTTGAGAACGGCAAGGACCTGGTGGAGCTATCTGACCTTTACCCCCATGACATCAGCAACGTACTTAAACTTTACCTGAGACAG CTTCCAGAGCCTCTCATCCTGTTCCGTTTCTACAACGACTTCATCGGCCTGGCCAAGGAGAGCCAGAACATCATCGTGGACGAGGTGGAGGCATCCAGGGTCAGCCCCGCCTCCCTGACCCCTCCACAGGTCAGCGTGGAGCTCAACCGGGTCCTCTTCAAGATCAAAGACCTCCTGAGACAGCTGCCTCAGGCCCACTACAAGACCCTGCAGTTCCTCATCCAACACCTGCACAG GGTGACCGAGCAGGCCGAGGAGAACAAGATGACAGCCAGTAACCTAGGCATCATCTTCGGCCCCACGCTCATCAAACCAAGACAGACGGACGCGGAGGTGTCCCTGTCCTCCCTGGTGGACTACCCCTACCAGGCACTCATCGTGGAGCTCCTCATCAGACACTATCAGATGATCTTTGATGCCCCCCTCAGCCCTCTGCCACGGCCCCAGGGTGCACCAGGCCCCTCTGGGGAGGGCTCTCCTCTGAAGGGTCAGGACGCTAACCCTTGTCTCACCCCTCAGGAGAAGGAGCAGCTTCTCAGCAGACACTCCAAGTCTCTAGTAGACATTAAGGAG CAGAGCTCTAAAGTGTATAAGCGTCATTCCTCCGTAATCCCCTCCACCCATTTAATGGACGAGGTCAGAGAGGGGAAACCCAGGCCTGATGGGAGGGACTATGCACCTG TAGTGGACGAGGACTCAGAGCAACTGAACGGGCTCCTGTCTGGCAGCGTCCCTGAGgtacagagagcagagggagagagggacaggggggagAGGGGTCTTACCCGGGCCCGCCACACCACTTCCCGGGTCCACCTCCGCCACCCCCGCTCCAAGCTTGTCTCCCGACCCATGAGCATGCCTGCCGAACGCCTCCTGAACCCCGCCCACGGCGTGGATGAGAGGAATGCCAGGAACACCGCTGACCTGGACAGCGAGGACGTTACCGGGAGCGCCGGGAGCATTGCGCGGGACCAGTCAATTGAGGAGGTGTCGGAGGACGAGAAGCCAAAGTCGAGGGCGAGCAGCCACTACCGGAGCACGTTCATCGACACGGGGACGTTACGTAGGACCTGGGACAAACAGTACAAGCATTATGACATCACCCCCAGGACAGCTAAGATCATTACCAACCTGCCTACTGCAGACAAAGAGGTGGAGGACTCGGCCACAAGCCTCTCCACTTCTGTACCATCATCCTCTTCCATCTACCCCAACAGACCCTACACCATCGCAGTGAGGCCGGGCAGGACTCTGAAAAGGGAGGAGAACGTGTGTGAGTACAGCTCTGTGCCCACTGCGTTCAGGCCCCCCCGGACTCTACAGCCACCGCCTGGAACCTTCTACAAACCCCCATCGGGGAGCAAGGACAAAGTGTTAGGGGACGCGCCGCAAAAGAAGCGTGCCGAGGCAGCTAACAGCGCagaggaggaagaacaggaggacgatgatgatgaagatgaggaggatgaggaagaggagatggGTCTGGAGGTCTCTGTAGACGAGCCCTCTGTGGATGAAGACAATATGGATGAGGACACTGAGGCTCCGCAGCAGGCTGCaggctcctctctgtccctgccccaATCCCCCAGCTCCAGCCCTGAGGACCTCAGTGACGAGACCAAGCCCGTGTACCAGAGACTACGGGCCAGACGCTTGCAGGAGTTCGAGCACCGCGAGGCCCATTTTGTATGA